From a region of the Flavobacterium branchiarum genome:
- the gldL gene encoding gliding motility protein GldL, with product MALLSKKVMNFAYGMGAAVVIIGALFKITHFEIGPLTGTLMLSIGLVTEALIFALSAFEPVDEELDWTLVYPELANGQAKVKVAKAEKTADAQGLLSQKLDVMLKEAKIDGELMASLGNSIKNFESAAKGIAPTVDSIASTKKYSEELSTAAAQMESLNSLYKVQLESASRNAEANKEIAENASKLKEQMQSMTANIASLNNVYGGMLSAMNNKG from the coding sequence ATGGCATTATTAAGTAAAAAAGTGATGAATTTCGCTTACGGTATGGGAGCAGCAGTAGTAATTATTGGAGCTTTATTCAAAATTACTCACTTTGAAATAGGACCATTAACAGGTACCTTAATGCTTTCAATCGGATTAGTAACAGAAGCATTAATCTTTGCTTTATCTGCTTTTGAACCAGTTGACGAAGAGTTGGACTGGACATTAGTATATCCAGAATTGGCTAACGGACAAGCAAAAGTAAAAGTTGCAAAAGCGGAGAAAACTGCAGATGCTCAAGGTTTACTTTCTCAAAAATTAGACGTTATGCTTAAAGAAGCTAAAATTGACGGTGAATTAATGGCAAGCTTAGGTAACAGTATCAAAAACTTTGAGTCTGCTGCTAAAGGTATTGCTCCAACTGTTGATTCAATTGCTTCTACTAAAAAATACAGCGAAGAGTTATCTACTGCTGCTGCACAAATGGAATCTTTAAATAGTTTATACAAAGTTCAATTAGAAAGTGCTTCTCGAAATGCAGAAGCAAACAAAGAAATCGCAGAAAACGCTAGTAAATTAAAAGAGCAAATGCAATCTATGACTGCAAATATTGCTTCTTTAAACAATGTATATGGTGGTATGCTTTCAGCTATGAATAACAAAGGATAA
- the gldK gene encoding gliding motility lipoprotein GldK yields MKKFIAFAAFLTLMISCGRSSDKGELVGVKGGKWYPEKPYGMTLIPGGSFIMGKSDDDLAQVEDAPTKTVTVRSFYMDETEITNSEYRQFVEWVKDSTMRVRLAIMADEMGQKPGGGADAKGKKSGSIGDYAFNDSDPEKMTAYDKYMYDNYYSIGTADDPYAGRKLNRKVKLAKGTQAYPDEYYAEVMDSMYIPVEESYNGLRTIDVNKLKFRYSWMDIQAAAKAKVGKRKEFVKTEEVKVYPDTTVWIKDFTYSYNEPMHNDYFWHKAYGDYPVVGVKWTQAKAFCAWRTLNKNTYIKAKKKGHDLVNSFRLPTEAEWEYAARGGLESGTYPWGGPYIRNDRGCFMANFKPNRGDYAADNALYTVEAKSYDPNGYNLYNMAGNVAEWTDSSYSPNAYEYVSTMNPNVQDGSNKRKVVRGGSWKDVAYFLQVSTRDFEYADSARSFIGFRTVQDYMGTQSTGNKK; encoded by the coding sequence ATGAAGAAGTTTATTGCATTTGCGGCATTTTTAACACTAATGATTAGTTGTGGTAGGTCAAGTGACAAAGGAGAATTAGTAGGTGTTAAAGGCGGGAAATGGTATCCAGAAAAACCTTACGGAATGACATTGATTCCAGGAGGGTCTTTTATCATGGGGAAGTCAGATGATGACTTGGCTCAAGTAGAGGATGCACCAACAAAAACAGTTACTGTTCGTTCTTTTTATATGGATGAAACTGAGATAACTAATAGCGAATATCGTCAATTTGTAGAGTGGGTTAAAGATTCTACAATGAGAGTTCGTTTGGCAATTATGGCTGATGAAATGGGTCAAAAACCAGGTGGCGGAGCAGATGCTAAAGGTAAAAAAAGTGGTAGTATAGGGGATTATGCTTTTAATGATTCTGATCCTGAAAAAATGACTGCTTATGATAAATACATGTATGATAATTACTACAGTATAGGGACAGCAGATGATCCTTATGCAGGTAGAAAATTAAACAGAAAAGTTAAGTTAGCAAAAGGAACACAAGCTTACCCAGACGAGTATTATGCTGAAGTAATGGATTCAATGTATATTCCTGTTGAGGAGTCTTATAATGGATTAAGAACTATAGATGTTAATAAATTGAAATTTAGATATTCTTGGATGGATATTCAAGCTGCGGCAAAAGCTAAAGTTGGAAAAAGAAAAGAATTTGTTAAGACAGAAGAAGTTAAGGTTTATCCAGATACAACAGTTTGGATTAAGGATTTTACATATTCTTACAACGAGCCAATGCACAATGATTACTTCTGGCATAAAGCATATGGAGATTATCCGGTTGTAGGTGTAAAATGGACTCAAGCAAAAGCATTTTGTGCTTGGAGAACTTTAAATAAAAATACATACATAAAAGCTAAAAAGAAAGGTCATGATTTAGTGAACTCTTTCAGATTGCCTACAGAGGCAGAATGGGAGTATGCTGCTAGAGGTGGTCTTGAATCAGGAACTTACCCATGGGGAGGTCCTTATATCAGAAATGATAGAGGTTGTTTTATGGCAAACTTTAAACCAAATAGAGGAGATTATGCAGCAGATAATGCTTTATATACTGTAGAAGCAAAATCATACGATCCAAATGGTTATAATTTGTACAATATGGCAGGTAACGTAGCAGAGTGGACAGATTCTTCATACAGTCCAAATGCATACGAATATGTGTCTACTATGAATCCTAATGTACAAGACGGGTCTAACAAGCGTAAAGTAGTACGTGGAGGTTCATGGAAAGATGTTGCTTATTTCTTACAAGTAAGTACCAGAGATTTTGAATATGCAGATTCTGCAAGAAGTTTTATCGGTTTTAGAACTGTTCAAGATTATATGGGAACACAATCAACAGGGAATAAGAAGTAA
- a CDS encoding formimidoylglutamase produces the protein MEFDFLQPVSEEILNYVDTLSSQELGSKIVLHTKEQFPDITKINIAIIGVLDNRGDTTAIDDVNLNPFRKKLYGMFPGNWDMGIADLGDIAQGDSIEDTYYLLKKITAALIKNRVVPIVVGGSQDLTYALYRAYDDLEQMVNLVAVDNKFDFGKESEDSSAASYLTKIIVDAPNNLFNFCNIGYQTYYNSQEEIDLIEKLFFDAYRLGEISNKIALAEPVFRDADLVSFDLNSVKSADSGNTIAFEPNGFDGKEICSLARYAGISDKVSAFGLFNQNSTCQEAPLMAQIVWYFIEGYHYRSNEYPYGSRKNYLKYIVPLEEEDLVFYKSDKTDRWWIEIPFISNGNNKLKRNTLLSCSYDEYLVACNQELPERWWKAQRKNTV, from the coding sequence ATGGAATTTGATTTTCTACAACCAGTTTCTGAAGAAATTCTAAACTATGTTGATACTTTGTCTTCTCAAGAATTGGGAAGTAAAATAGTTTTGCATACTAAGGAGCAATTCCCTGATATAACTAAAATTAATATCGCTATAATTGGAGTTTTGGATAATCGTGGCGATACAACTGCGATTGATGATGTAAATCTAAATCCATTTCGTAAAAAGCTATATGGCATGTTTCCTGGAAATTGGGATATGGGTATTGCTGATTTAGGTGATATTGCGCAAGGGGATTCTATAGAAGACACTTATTATCTTTTAAAGAAAATAACAGCAGCTTTAATAAAAAATAGAGTAGTGCCTATAGTAGTAGGTGGTTCTCAAGATTTAACGTATGCTTTATATCGTGCTTATGACGATTTAGAACAAATGGTTAATTTGGTTGCGGTCGATAATAAATTTGATTTTGGAAAAGAGAGTGAAGATTCTTCTGCAGCTTCTTATTTGACCAAGATTATAGTAGATGCGCCTAATAATTTGTTTAATTTCTGTAATATAGGGTATCAGACCTATTACAATTCCCAAGAAGAAATAGATTTAATCGAAAAATTGTTTTTTGATGCATACCGCCTAGGAGAGATTTCAAATAAAATTGCACTCGCTGAGCCAGTTTTTAGAGATGCCGATTTAGTAAGTTTTGATTTGAATTCAGTGAAATCTGCCGATTCAGGTAATACTATTGCTTTTGAGCCTAATGGTTTTGATGGTAAAGAGATTTGTTCGTTAGCGAGGTATGCTGGAATTAGTGATAAAGTGTCTGCTTTTGGTTTGTTTAATCAAAACAGCACATGTCAAGAAGCTCCGTTAATGGCGCAAATAGTTTGGTATTTCATCGAAGGGTATCATTACCGTTCAAATGAATATCCATACGGAAGTCGAAAAAACTACCTGAAATATATCGTTCCATTGGAAGAAGAAGATCTCGTTTTTTACAAAAGTGACAAAACAGATCGATGGTGGATAGAGATTCCTTTTATTTCAAATGGCAACAATAAATTGAAGAGAAATACGTTGTTATCTTGTTCTTACGATGAATATTTAGTTGCTTGTAATCAAGAATTGCCAGAAAGATGGTGGAAAGCACAACGTAAAAACACCGTGTAA
- the gldN gene encoding gliding motility protein GldN has translation MNVRIFLIAIISVAGSYTTFAQSNLLNAKTPAEIGLKTPAQLVLDNDKPLAYGYVHDRDVLMGKTVWEIIDLNEKINFSLYFPIDTANIGSDRRSMYDVLTKAIKNGKITEVYTDSYFNTKKSMKDIQASLSRIDTTDAGREQLNQDPGAYVAQTIQKKKTTGKGKNKVTTTETVDVPASKIISSEYILKTDLTAQDVTEYKIKGYWYFDKRQSELKYRLLGICPVTPDVYTINSEEKDYIELFWVFFPDARNVLHEAKAFNDKNSAMPISFDQILNSRRFNSTIYKEENVYGDRAIEEYMKDNAQNQLLESERVKEKIRNFESDMWNY, from the coding sequence ATGAATGTAAGAATTTTTTTAATAGCTATTATCTCTGTTGCAGGGAGTTATACAACATTTGCACAGTCGAATTTGCTTAACGCAAAAACACCAGCTGAAATTGGTTTAAAGACACCAGCGCAACTTGTTTTGGATAATGACAAACCATTAGCATATGGTTATGTACACGATAGAGATGTTTTGATGGGGAAAACTGTTTGGGAAATCATTGATTTGAATGAAAAAATCAACTTCTCATTGTACTTTCCTATTGATACTGCAAATATTGGTTCAGACAGACGTTCTATGTACGATGTCTTGACAAAAGCAATTAAAAATGGTAAAATTACTGAGGTTTATACTGATAGTTATTTCAATACCAAAAAGTCTATGAAAGATATTCAGGCTTCTTTATCTCGTATCGATACAACTGATGCGGGTAGAGAGCAATTGAATCAAGATCCAGGTGCATACGTTGCACAAACGATCCAGAAAAAGAAGACTACTGGTAAAGGAAAAAACAAAGTAACTACAACTGAAACAGTAGACGTTCCTGCATCTAAAATTATATCTTCAGAATATATCTTGAAAACTGATTTAACAGCTCAAGATGTTACGGAGTATAAAATTAAAGGATATTGGTATTTTGATAAACGTCAAAGTGAATTGAAGTATCGTCTATTAGGTATTTGTCCTGTAACTCCTGATGTTTACACTATTAATAGTGAAGAGAAAGATTATATTGAATTGTTCTGGGTATTCTTCCCAGATGCCAGAAATGTTTTGCATGAAGCTAAAGCTTTTAATGACAAAAACTCTGCAATGCCAATTTCTTTTGATCAAATCTTAAACTCTAGACGTTTTAACAGTACAATCTATAAAGAAGAAAATGTTTACGGAGATAGAGCTATCGAAGAATACATGAAAGATAATGCTCAGAATCAATTATTAGAATCTGAGAGAGTGAAAGAAAAAATTAGAAATTTCGAATCGGATATGTGGAATTACTAA
- a CDS encoding NAD(P)/FAD-dependent oxidoreductase yields MIDYLIIGSGLAGISFSEKALSRNKSILVIDDKSQNSSKIAGGLYNPVILKRFSEVWQAQPQLVLMDTFYTTIEAKLATKFNFQLPILRKFFSIEEQNNWFSASDKKNLAPFLSTKLVTKKYNSIDSPYDYGEVLHTGYVDTALLLEKYREYLLTENLLLQDAFDYSQIKFLDSGIQYEDIIAQHIIFAEGFGLHKNPFFNDLPLDGTKGELFIIRAVGLNLDVIVNTSVFILPLGDDLFKVGATYNWKDKTDLPTEEAKEELLERIREIITCEFEIVQHFAGVRPTVKDRRPLVGTHHTNKSLHILNGLGTRGVMLGPAMAEALFENIENEIPLDDEINIQRFYKKNRK; encoded by the coding sequence ATGATTGACTACTTAATTATTGGCTCAGGTTTGGCTGGAATTTCTTTTTCAGAAAAGGCATTGTCACGCAATAAATCTATTTTAGTAATAGATGATAAATCACAAAACTCTTCTAAAATAGCTGGTGGATTGTACAATCCTGTTATTTTAAAAAGATTTAGTGAAGTGTGGCAAGCACAACCACAGTTAGTCTTGATGGATACGTTTTATACAACTATAGAAGCCAAACTTGCTACAAAGTTCAATTTCCAACTTCCAATCCTGAGAAAATTTTTCTCTATTGAAGAACAGAACAATTGGTTTAGTGCTTCTGATAAAAAAAACTTAGCACCTTTTTTGTCAACCAAATTAGTTACTAAAAAATACAATAGTATAGATTCTCCTTACGATTATGGAGAAGTTTTGCATACTGGTTATGTCGATACTGCTTTGTTATTAGAAAAGTATAGAGAATATTTGCTTACTGAAAATTTATTACTTCAAGATGCATTTGATTACAGTCAAATTAAGTTTTTAGATTCAGGAATTCAGTATGAAGATATTATAGCACAGCATATTATTTTTGCAGAAGGATTTGGGTTGCATAAAAATCCATTCTTTAATGATTTGCCTTTGGATGGAACAAAAGGGGAATTGTTTATTATACGAGCAGTAGGTTTAAATCTAGATGTAATCGTTAATACAAGTGTGTTTATTCTGCCTTTAGGTGATGATTTGTTTAAAGTAGGAGCTACATACAATTGGAAAGATAAAACGGACTTACCTACCGAAGAGGCGAAGGAAGAACTTCTAGAGCGTATCCGTGAAATTATTACTTGTGAGTTTGAAATTGTTCAGCATTTTGCAGGAGTTCGTCCTACAGTAAAAGACAGAAGACCATTGGTGGGAACACACCATACAAATAAATCACTTCATATACTTAACGGATTAGGTACGCGAGGAGTTATGCTTGGACCTGCAATGGCGGAAGCTTTGTTTGAAAATATTGAAAATGAAATTCCTTTGGACG
- the topA gene encoding type I DNA topoisomerase, translated as MAKNLVIVESPAKAKTIEKFLGSDFQVESSYGHIADLPSKEIGVDVENGFKPKYEVSPDKKALVSKLKTLSKNAEMVWLASDEDREGEAISWHLAEELKLDRKKTKRIVFHEITKTAILKAIENPREIDYNLVNAQQARRVLDRLVGYELSPVLWRKIKGGLSAGRVQSVSVRLIVEREREIQNFKAVATYSVVAEFTNESGKTFKAKLPKNFNTKKEAEDFLNKNIGSSYKVSDLETKPTKKSPTAPFTTSTLQQEAARKLYLPVGITMQLAQRLYEAGLITYMRTDSVNLSKDAMDAAQAEIIKSYGKEFSKPRTFTNKSKGAQEAHEAIRPTDMSRHTVNIDRDQARLYDLIWKRTLASQMSDAQLERTNVKIEANNHSEIFTASGEVLLFEGFLKVYLEGHDDDEEEQEGMLPAMKVNEKLINNYITATERYSRPPARYTEASLVKKLEELGIGRPSTYAPTISTIINRNYVEKGNLDGQERNYTQLTLQANKVGEKLLKENTGSDKGKLVPTDIGTIVTDFLVKNFGSILDYNFTAKVEQDFDEIAEGNIDWAQMMQEFYDKFHPNVKDVEANAERESGERILGKDPVSGRPVSVRLGKFGPMAQIGEPDDEDKKFASLMADQNIGNITLEEALNLFLLPKNLGEYKGEEVEVSNGRYGPYVRHGSVFISLPKGEDPLDVTITRAQELIDEKAIADAPIAVYKGEGVQKGVGRFGPFIKWNGLFINVSKKYDFDNLSQSDIEALIEDKLQKNIDKVLHNWEEEGILVEKARWGRSVITKGKIKIELSKDVDATKLTLAEVQEMIAKKTPVKKTAAKKAPAAKKAVAKKTVAKKK; from the coding sequence ATGGCAAAGAATTTAGTGATAGTTGAGTCACCTGCAAAGGCAAAAACGATAGAGAAATTTTTGGGAAGTGATTTTCAAGTAGAGTCAAGTTATGGGCATATTGCCGACTTGCCTTCAAAGGAAATCGGTGTAGATGTAGAGAATGGGTTTAAACCTAAATATGAAGTTTCTCCTGATAAAAAAGCTTTGGTAAGTAAGCTAAAAACGTTATCTAAAAATGCTGAGATGGTTTGGTTAGCGAGTGATGAGGATCGCGAGGGTGAGGCTATTTCATGGCATCTTGCTGAGGAGCTGAAGTTGGATAGAAAAAAAACCAAGCGAATTGTTTTTCATGAAATTACTAAAACTGCTATCTTAAAAGCAATTGAGAATCCAAGAGAGATAGATTATAACTTGGTTAATGCACAGCAAGCACGTCGTGTATTAGATAGATTGGTTGGTTATGAATTATCTCCTGTTTTATGGAGAAAAATTAAAGGCGGTTTGTCTGCTGGACGTGTGCAATCTGTTTCTGTACGTTTAATAGTTGAAAGAGAACGTGAGATTCAGAATTTTAAAGCAGTTGCAACTTATTCTGTTGTTGCTGAGTTTACCAATGAAAGCGGAAAAACCTTCAAGGCTAAATTGCCTAAAAATTTTAATACAAAGAAAGAAGCCGAAGATTTTTTAAATAAAAATATAGGTTCTTCATATAAGGTTTCAGACTTAGAAACGAAACCTACTAAAAAATCTCCAACAGCACCGTTTACAACTTCTACTTTGCAACAAGAGGCTGCTAGAAAATTGTATTTGCCAGTTGGAATCACAATGCAATTAGCACAACGTCTTTACGAAGCGGGACTTATTACTTATATGAGAACCGATAGTGTTAATCTTTCTAAAGATGCAATGGATGCAGCTCAGGCTGAAATTATCAAATCATACGGTAAAGAATTCTCAAAACCGAGAACCTTCACGAATAAAAGTAAAGGAGCGCAAGAAGCACACGAGGCGATTCGTCCAACGGATATGTCACGTCATACTGTAAATATTGATAGAGACCAAGCGCGTTTATATGATTTGATTTGGAAAAGAACATTGGCATCACAAATGAGTGATGCACAATTAGAAAGAACCAATGTAAAAATTGAAGCTAATAATCACAGCGAGATATTTACAGCATCAGGAGAAGTATTGCTTTTTGAAGGATTCTTAAAAGTTTATCTTGAAGGTCATGATGATGACGAAGAAGAGCAAGAAGGAATGTTGCCAGCAATGAAAGTGAACGAGAAGTTGATAAACAATTATATCACGGCAACTGAAAGATATTCAAGACCACCAGCGCGTTATACAGAGGCATCTTTGGTTAAGAAATTAGAAGAGTTAGGTATCGGTCGTCCTTCGACTTATGCACCAACTATTTCTACTATTATCAATAGAAATTATGTTGAGAAAGGGAATCTAGACGGGCAAGAACGTAATTATACACAACTTACATTACAAGCTAATAAGGTAGGTGAGAAGTTGCTTAAAGAAAATACAGGTTCGGATAAAGGAAAGTTGGTTCCAACTGATATCGGAACAATTGTTACAGATTTCTTGGTCAAAAACTTTGGGTCAATATTAGACTATAATTTTACAGCAAAAGTTGAACAGGATTTTGACGAAATTGCTGAAGGAAATATTGATTGGGCACAAATGATGCAGGAGTTTTATGATAAGTTTCATCCAAATGTAAAAGATGTTGAGGCAAATGCCGAGAGAGAAAGTGGAGAGAGAATATTAGGTAAAGATCCAGTTTCAGGAAGACCAGTTTCAGTTCGTTTAGGAAAATTTGGTCCAATGGCACAAATTGGTGAGCCGGATGATGAAGATAAAAAGTTTGCTAGTTTAATGGCAGATCAAAATATTGGAAATATAACGTTAGAAGAAGCTTTAAATTTATTTTTATTGCCTAAAAACTTAGGAGAGTATAAAGGGGAAGAAGTAGAAGTGAGTAACGGACGTTACGGGCCTTATGTTCGTCATGGTAGTGTGTTTATTTCGTTACCAAAAGGAGAAGATCCTTTAGATGTGACAATAACTAGAGCTCAGGAATTGATAGATGAAAAAGCTATTGCCGATGCACCTATCGCTGTGTATAAAGGTGAGGGCGTGCAAAAAGGAGTGGGACGTTTTGGTCCGTTTATTAAATGGAACGGATTGTTTATCAATGTAAGTAAGAAATATGATTTTGATAATTTGTCACAATCAGATATAGAAGCCTTGATCGAAGATAAGCTCCAAAAAAATATAGATAAAGTACTTCATAATTGGGAAGAAGAAGGGATCTTGGTTGAAAAAGCACGATGGGGACGTTCAGTTATCACAAAAGGTAAAATTAAAATTGAACTAAGTAAGGATGTTGATGCTACAAAATTGACGTTGGCTGAAGTTCAAGAAATGATTGCTAAGAAAACCCCAGTAAAAAAGACAGCCGCTAAAAAAGCGCCAGCAGCCAAAAAAGCTGTAGCGAAAAAAACAGTAGCAAAAAAGAAATAA
- the gldM gene encoding gliding motility protein GldM: MAGGKLTPRQKMINLMYLVFIAMLAMNMSKEVLSAFGLMNEKFESANESANMTNEQLLASLDQKAAEAKGEFETAAQTAHKVQAISKDFYSYIETLKGDVLKGFEKDKETGKLPYESMDKGDNIDNWFTGDGYTAKGKEIVAKIDKYKADMKAVLSDKKYNAIVAEIDSKFDTSDVKNKEGLKDDFLAYHFKGFPAVASVAKLSAWQSDVKKAESDVYSSALGKAAVQAASYSNYKAIVVLDKSAYFQGETVTGKVVLGRYDDNTQPTSFILNGRPGKIVNGQAVVEMTAGGVGEQNISGQFTFLEDGKTIPLKFDQPYVVVPKPNSATISADKMNVVYRGVVNPISISFAGVADNKVVATAPGLSSAGKPGKYNMSPGTGTETTISVTGKLENGTTVSDKKTFRIKGIPGPSGTIRGEMGIVKGPKSNLEVATIGAKLVDFDFEVGLDVVGFNLKVTGQPTVVVAGNKLNAQCKSVLSKAGRGDQVTISEIKTKLVGAGSYLLPRTAPVIFEIQ; this comes from the coding sequence ATGGCAGGAGGAAAATTAACCCCTAGACAGAAGATGATAAACCTGATGTATCTGGTTTTTATCGCAATGTTAGCAATGAATATGTCAAAAGAAGTATTGTCTGCTTTTGGCTTAATGAATGAAAAATTTGAAAGTGCAAATGAGTCAGCTAATATGACAAATGAGCAATTATTGGCTTCGTTAGATCAGAAAGCGGCTGAGGCTAAAGGTGAATTTGAAACAGCTGCTCAAACAGCTCATAAAGTTCAAGCAATATCTAAAGATTTTTATAGCTATATCGAAACTTTAAAAGGTGATGTTTTAAAGGGATTCGAAAAAGACAAAGAAACTGGGAAATTACCTTATGAGTCTATGGACAAAGGGGATAATATTGATAACTGGTTTACAGGTGATGGTTATACTGCAAAAGGTAAAGAAATTGTTGCTAAAATTGACAAGTACAAAGCTGATATGAAAGCTGTATTAAGCGACAAAAAGTACAATGCAATTGTAGCTGAGATTGATAGTAAATTTGATACTTCTGATGTTAAGAACAAAGAAGGTTTGAAAGATGATTTTTTAGCTTACCATTTTAAAGGTTTTCCAGCTGTAGCTTCAGTTGCAAAATTATCAGCATGGCAAAGTGATGTTAAAAAAGCAGAATCAGATGTTTATAGTTCTGCTTTAGGAAAAGCAGCAGTACAAGCCGCGTCTTATAGTAATTATAAAGCAATTGTGGTTCTTGATAAAAGTGCATATTTCCAAGGAGAAACTGTTACAGGTAAAGTAGTTTTAGGTCGTTATGATGATAATACACAGCCTACTTCATTTATTCTTAACGGAAGACCTGGAAAAATTGTTAACGGTCAAGCTGTAGTTGAAATGACTGCTGGTGGAGTTGGTGAACAAAATATTAGTGGTCAATTTACATTCTTAGAAGATGGAAAGACTATTCCTCTTAAATTTGATCAACCATATGTTGTAGTTCCTAAGCCAAACTCTGCTACTATTTCTGCAGATAAAATGAATGTAGTTTACAGAGGTGTTGTTAACCCTATCTCAATTTCATTTGCAGGTGTTGCTGATAACAAAGTTGTTGCAACAGCTCCAGGATTATCATCTGCTGGAAAACCTGGAAAATATAACATGAGCCCAGGTACAGGTACAGAAACTACAATTTCTGTAACAGGTAAATTAGAAAATGGAACTACTGTTTCTGATAAGAAAACTTTTAGAATTAAAGGTATTCCTGGACCAAGTGGAACTATTAGAGGAGAAATGGGTATTGTAAAAGGACCTAAATCAAATTTAGAAGTAGCTACAATTGGAGCTAAATTAGTTGATTTTGATTTCGAAGTTGGTTTAGATGTTGTTGGATTTAATTTAAAAGTTACTGGACAACCTACAGTTGTTGTTGCTGGTAATAAATTAAATGCACAATGTAAATCAGTTCTTTCAAAAGCAGGTAGAGGAGATCAAGTTACTATTTCTGAGATTAAAACTAAACTTGTTGGAGCAGGAAGTTATTTATTGCCAAGAACAGCTCCAGTAATTTTTGAAATACAATAA
- a CDS encoding DeoR/GlpR family DNA-binding transcription regulator, with protein MTIINRRQEDILKELDRKGYVNVVDLCEALNVSTVTIRKDLNFLENEKLLHRTHGGASKKPIYAFERDVNDKETLQVDQKKQIAKEALKYINEHDYIILGSGSNIHYLSRIITGFQKLTVLTPSLKVSLELTKEVNIDTIQLGGDVRNSSTSAVGPIAEATLSQFSCNKLFIGTDGVHLEFGLSTSNALEAHLNQAMIEVAEKVIVLADSTKMNIRGFGKICNLNKIDVLITDEGIDPETKMKLEEIGIDVVIAGKI; from the coding sequence ATGACCATTATCAACAGAAGACAAGAGGATATACTTAAAGAATTAGATCGAAAAGGATATGTGAATGTAGTTGATTTATGTGAGGCGCTTAATGTTTCAACCGTAACTATACGAAAGGATCTGAACTTTTTAGAAAACGAAAAACTATTACATCGTACACATGGGGGAGCTAGTAAAAAGCCAATTTATGCTTTTGAAAGAGATGTTAACGATAAAGAAACATTACAGGTAGATCAGAAAAAGCAAATAGCTAAAGAAGCTTTGAAATATATTAACGAACACGATTATATTATCTTAGGTTCGGGTTCTAATATTCACTACTTATCAAGAATTATTACTGGATTTCAAAAATTGACGGTTCTTACTCCTTCATTAAAAGTGTCTTTGGAACTTACTAAAGAGGTTAATATAGATACGATTCAATTAGGTGGAGATGTTCGAAATAGTTCTACCTCTGCTGTTGGTCCAATTGCGGAGGCTACTTTGAGTCAGTTTTCATGTAATAAATTATTTATAGGTACAGACGGGGTTCATTTAGAATTCGGACTGAGTACATCAAATGCATTAGAAGCACATTTGAATCAAGCCATGATAGAAGTAGCTGAAAAGGTTATAGTATTAGCAGATTCTACGAAAATGAATATTAGAGGTTTTGGTAAAATTTGTAATTTAAATAAAATTGATGTGCTAATTACTGATGAAGGTATTGATCCAGAGACTAAAATGAAATTGGAAGAAATTGGAATAGATGTAGTTATCGCAGGTAAGATTTAG